The DNA region ACGGTCGGAGCCGCTGTCTGGCGCCGGCTTTCCGGTTGCGGGATCGCGGGTTGCGGCGTCGTCATCTGCCGCAGGAAGCTCCGGTCCCGGGCCTCGCGCTGGCGCTGTTGTTCGACCTGGGCGCGGTTGTCGTAACCGGGGGCGAGCGCGGCCAGCCAGTCGGCGCCGGTCTCGATCGCGGGCATGGTCCGGGCCTCGCGAACCCAGCGCGGCTGCTCGGGCACCGGCACCAGCCATGTGCCCGCCATGTAGACGAGGCAGATCAGGATGCCGCCGCGCAGCAGTCCGAACAGGAACCCGAGCGACCGGTCGAGGGCGCCCAGCGCCCCCCCGCGGAGCCCGCTCGAAATGCGGTGCCCGATTACGGACAGGAGGATCAAAACGGCCAGGAACGTTCCCACGACCGTCACCGCATCCGCCACCAGCCCCGCTCCCAGATACTGCTGGGCGTAGGGCCGCACATGGGCGAAGGCGTACAACGAGGCGAAGGTGGCGCCGATCCACGCGAAGATCGACAGCACTTCCAGCACGAATCCGCGGGCGAACGCGATCAGCGCTGAGAGCAGAAGGACCGCCAGGACGACGGCATCGACGGGGTTGATCGGCACGGTGTTCAAATCCTCAGGCGGCACCCGCGCGTGCGCGGCGGGCGGGGCGGTCGGCATTGAACAGGGGCAACAGATCCTCCAGCCGCTTCAGTTCGACCGGGCGCAACCCGGCGTCGGATCCCCTGGATTTGGCCTTGGACCCGGACGTCCGGCGGGCCGGCATCAGGGCACTGGCGAAGCCGAGCTTCGCGGCCTCCTTCAGCCGCGCCTCGGTTTGGGCCACCGGCCGCACCTCGCCCGACAGGCCGATCTCGCCGAACACCACCGCATCGCGGGGCACCGGTTCGCCCGTGAGCGACGAGACAAGGGCGGCGGCGACCGCCAGATCGGCCGCGGGCTCGGTGACGCGCAGGCCGCCGGCCACGTTCAGATAAATGTCGTTGGCGCCGATCTGCACGCCGCAGCGCGCCTCCAGAACGGCCAGCACCATGGCCAGGCGGCCGGAATCCCAGCCCACCACCGCCCGGCGCGGCGTGCCGAGCGGCGAGGGCGAGACGAGCGCCTGCACCTCCACCAGGACCGGGCGGGTGCCCTCGATCCCCGCGAAGACGGCGGTGCCCGACACTTCGCCCTGGCGGTCCGCCAGGAATAGCTCGGACGGGTTCGGCACCTCGCCGAGCCCCATGTCGCCCATCTCGAAGACGCCGATCTCGTCGGTGGGCCCGAAGCGGTTCTTCACCGCGCGGAGAATGCGGAACTGGTGGCCGCGTTCGCCTTCGAAGTACAGGACGGCGTCCACCATATGCTCCAGCACCCGGGGGCCGGCGATGGCCCCTTCCTTGGTGACGTGCCCGACCAGCAGCAGGGTGATGCCGCGGCGCTTGGCGACCCGGATCAGTTCCGCGGCGCTCGCGCGGACCTGCGCCACGGTGCCCGGCGCGCTGTCCAGCGTGTCCACGTACATGGTCTGGATCGAATCGATCACCACCAGATGCGGCGGGTCGGCGGCCTCCAGGGTCGCGCAGATGTCCCGGACACTGGTGGCCGCCGCCAGATCCACCGGCGCCTTCGCCAGTCCCAGGCGTTGGGCGCGCAGGCGGACCTGATCCACGGCCTCTTCGCCCGAGACGTAGGCGCAACGGGATTGGCCGGCCAGCCGGCACACGACCTGAAGCAGCAGGGTGGACTTGCCGATGCCGGGGTCGCCGCCGATCAGCACGGCGGAACCCGGCACCAGCCCGCCGCCGCACACGCGGTCGAATTCGCCGATGCCGCTGACCCGGCGCGGCGTGTGGGACTGCGCGCCGTCGAGCCCGACGAATTCCAACCGGCGCCCGCCCGCACGCGCGCCCCCGCCGCCGAGCCCTTTGGGCACGGCCTCGGGCACCTGCTCCTCAACGAGCGTGTTCCACTCGTTGCAGGCTTCGCACCGGCCGGCCCATTTCGGGTAGCTGGCGCCGCAGGACTGGCAGACATAGCGGGTGTTCGAACGGGCCACGGCTTCGTATTGCCGGAGGGAAAACCGGCACTCTCATACCACGGGAAGAGGCGGCCGCCAGCGGGGGACAGGCCGATACGTGGATATAGATGGTGATTTTCCACAGCCTTCGGCAGGGCTCGCACCGGGCGCGGCCCGTGATTTCCGTGGTCGGCCTACAGCCGCCGCACCGCCATTTGGATGGGACCCTCGGCGCGGCCGTGGATGAACTGGTCCACATGGGCGTCGCCCGACGCATCCACCTGCGACGTCGGTCCCTGCCAGATGATCCGGCCCTGGTGGATCATGGCGATCCGGTCCGAGATCTTGCGGGCGGACGCCATGTCGTGGGTGATGGACAGGGCGGTGGCGCCCAGGTCCCTCACGCATTTCACGATCAGGTCGTTGATCACGTCCGCCATGATGGGATCGAGACCGGTGGTCGGCTCGTCGAAGAAGATGATCTCGGGCTCGGTCGCGA from Azospirillaceae bacterium includes:
- a CDS encoding CvpA family protein → MPINPVDAVVLAVLLLSALIAFARGFVLEVLSIFAWIGATFASLYAFAHVRPYAQQYLGAGLVADAVTVVGTFLAVLILLSVIGHRISSGLRGGALGALDRSLGFLFGLLRGGILICLVYMAGTWLVPVPEQPRWVREARTMPAIETGADWLAALAPGYDNRAQVEQQRQREARDRSFLRQMTTPQPAIPQPESRRQTAAPTVPPAPAPAPATTPTAVPAAVPAALPPAPPPVAAPVAPMAPAALAPATAPTRTGAGTAPTATTPASVPATSPTAGYRSQERNQLDQLIQSTR
- the radA gene encoding DNA repair protein RadA; this translates as MARSNTRYVCQSCGASYPKWAGRCEACNEWNTLVEEQVPEAVPKGLGGGGARAGGRRLEFVGLDGAQSHTPRRVSGIGEFDRVCGGGLVPGSAVLIGGDPGIGKSTLLLQVVCRLAGQSRCAYVSGEEAVDQVRLRAQRLGLAKAPVDLAAATSVRDICATLEAADPPHLVVIDSIQTMYVDTLDSAPGTVAQVRASAAELIRVAKRRGITLLLVGHVTKEGAIAGPRVLEHMVDAVLYFEGERGHQFRILRAVKNRFGPTDEIGVFEMGDMGLGEVPNPSELFLADRQGEVSGTAVFAGIEGTRPVLVEVQALVSPSPLGTPRRAVVGWDSGRLAMVLAVLEARCGVQIGANDIYLNVAGGLRVTEPAADLAVAAALVSSLTGEPVPRDAVVFGEIGLSGEVRPVAQTEARLKEAAKLGFASALMPARRTSGSKAKSRGSDAGLRPVELKRLEDLLPLFNADRPARRARAGAA